The Natrinema salaciae genome includes a window with the following:
- a CDS encoding MEDS domain-containing protein — MSHPIQNTDADVLGLDTGLEALQASPAFDGPVEPVPEHSSYDHLALLYETQAEQFATAIPYVTQGLERGERCLYIADENDVETILAALRDAGVDVDGALESGALTVHTAQESYLRNGAFDPDDMIAFLSDAIDEAATDYEGLRITGEMTWVFGDDPPLEKLIEYEAKLNRFLPDADGIALCQYNREQFSAEIVRDIIKTHPHLIADQTVCQNFYYTPPEEFFGPDQPEREIDRMMGTLLDRTEARAELQDHHRYLERQTEITANTDRSFEEKLQELFDLGCERFDLELGAMARVDTDDDWFEIEHVSDDHAHFEPGVELPLSETYCHAATDVETTRSVSDPRREGCDDLTVYEEFGLRAYLGTSLPVEGGNDRTFFFVSDERRDTDFTDGELTFHRLLGQWVKYQLEQEQRESNERTLYEIAADPDRSFDEKRQAMLELGCERFDLELGGMARIDPATDSFEVEAVSDDHDHLTPGTQVPLSETYCRLTVDGEQTASVTDPVDAGFGGTLAYEEFGVKTYLGTQIELENAPDRTLFFVGSDPQNRAFTDAERTFHHLLSQWMQYELERKQRERALEESNERLEQFAYAASHDLQEPLRMVTSYLQLLEGRYDDAFDADGREFLGFAVDGAERMRDMIDGLLAYSRVETRGDPFEPMELETVLEDVLDDLQLQIGERDAEVTAERLPRVDGDASQLRQVFQNLLSNAITYSGDEPPRVHVGAKRRGREWVISVRDEGIGIDPADHDRVFTVFDRLHSHEEYEGTGLGLALSQRIVERHDGDIWVDSKPGEGATFSFTLPACTDR; from the coding sequence ATGAGCCACCCGATACAAAACACCGACGCCGACGTGCTCGGACTCGACACAGGTCTCGAAGCACTGCAAGCGAGCCCAGCGTTCGACGGCCCCGTCGAACCGGTCCCCGAACACAGCTCGTACGACCATCTGGCCCTCCTCTACGAGACGCAGGCCGAACAGTTCGCGACGGCAATCCCCTACGTCACGCAGGGACTCGAGCGCGGCGAACGCTGTCTCTACATCGCCGACGAAAACGACGTCGAAACGATCCTCGCGGCGCTTCGGGACGCCGGCGTCGACGTCGACGGCGCGCTCGAGTCGGGCGCGCTGACGGTCCACACCGCGCAGGAGTCCTACCTCCGGAACGGGGCGTTCGACCCCGACGACATGATCGCGTTCCTCTCCGATGCGATCGACGAGGCCGCGACCGACTACGAGGGGCTCCGAATCACCGGCGAGATGACGTGGGTGTTCGGCGACGATCCCCCGCTCGAGAAGCTCATCGAGTACGAAGCCAAGCTCAACCGCTTCCTCCCGGACGCCGACGGGATCGCGCTCTGTCAGTACAATCGCGAGCAGTTCTCCGCGGAGATCGTTCGGGACATCATCAAGACCCACCCGCATCTGATCGCCGACCAGACGGTCTGTCAGAATTTCTACTACACGCCGCCCGAGGAGTTCTTCGGACCCGACCAGCCCGAGCGCGAAATCGACCGGATGATGGGGACGTTACTCGACCGCACCGAAGCGCGGGCCGAACTACAGGACCACCACCGGTATCTCGAGCGGCAGACGGAAATCACAGCCAACACCGACCGCTCGTTCGAGGAGAAGCTACAGGAGCTCTTCGACCTCGGCTGCGAGCGGTTCGACCTCGAACTCGGGGCGATGGCCCGCGTCGATACCGACGACGACTGGTTCGAAATCGAGCACGTCAGCGACGACCACGCCCACTTCGAGCCCGGCGTCGAACTCCCGCTGTCGGAGACGTACTGTCACGCCGCCACCGACGTCGAAACCACCCGAAGCGTGTCGGACCCGCGACGCGAGGGGTGCGACGATCTGACCGTCTACGAGGAGTTCGGTTTGCGGGCGTATCTCGGCACCTCCCTCCCCGTCGAGGGGGGGAACGACCGGACGTTCTTTTTCGTTTCCGACGAGCGACGAGACACGGACTTTACCGACGGCGAACTGACCTTCCACCGCCTGCTGGGACAGTGGGTGAAATACCAGCTCGAGCAGGAGCAACGGGAGTCCAACGAACGAACGCTGTACGAGATCGCGGCCGATCCGGACCGCTCGTTCGACGAGAAGCGACAGGCGATGCTCGAACTGGGCTGTGAACGCTTCGATCTCGAACTCGGCGGGATGGCCCGCATCGATCCGGCTACCGACTCGTTCGAAGTGGAAGCCGTCAGCGACGACCACGACCACCTCACGCCAGGTACACAGGTGCCACTCTCGGAGACCTACTGTCGGTTGACCGTCGACGGCGAGCAGACGGCCAGCGTGACCGATCCCGTCGACGCCGGGTTCGGCGGCACCCTCGCCTACGAGGAGTTCGGCGTCAAGACGTATCTCGGCACGCAGATCGAACTCGAGAACGCGCCCGACCGGACGCTCTTCTTCGTCGGATCGGACCCGCAGAACCGGGCGTTTACCGACGCCGAGCGGACGTTCCACCACCTCCTGTCGCAGTGGATGCAGTACGAACTCGAGCGAAAGCAACGCGAGCGGGCACTCGAGGAGTCCAACGAGCGCCTGGAGCAGTTCGCCTACGCCGCCTCACACGACCTGCAGGAACCGCTCCGGATGGTGACGAGCTATCTCCAGTTGCTCGAGGGTCGATACGACGACGCCTTCGACGCGGACGGCCGGGAGTTTCTCGGGTTCGCCGTCGACGGGGCCGAACGCATGCGAGACATGATCGACGGGTTGCTCGCGTACTCCCGGGTCGAAACGCGAGGCGATCCGTTCGAACCGATGGAGCTCGAGACGGTTCTCGAGGACGTCCTCGACGACTTGCAGCTACAGATCGGGGAGCGCGACGCCGAGGTCACGGCGGAACGGCTCCCGCGCGTCGACGGTGACGCGAGCCAGTTGCGGCAAGTGTTCCAGAACCTGCTATCGAACGCGATCACGTACAGCGGCGACGAGCCGCCGCGGGTGCACGTCGGTGCGAAGCGGCGGGGACGAGAGTGGGTGATCTCGGTCCGCGACGAGGGGATCGGAATCGACCCGGCGGACCACGATCGCGTGTTCACGGTCTTCGATCGCCTTCACAGCCACGAGGAGTACGAGGGAACGGGACTCGGGCTCGCGCTCAGTCAGCGGATCGTCGAGCGCCACGACGGCGACATCTGGGTCGACTCGAAGCCCGGCGAGGGGGCGACGTTCTCGTTCACGCTCCCCGCGTGCACCGATCGGTAG
- a CDS encoding DUF2196 domain-containing protein, with protein MSNERPTAAELRQGMTVEIVQDDADPQSEDTEPIIGEVGTIHGDDPEGPHVKLKSGVVGHVRSVAPDE; from the coding sequence ATGTCCAACGAACGACCGACCGCTGCGGAACTGCGACAGGGGATGACCGTCGAAATCGTGCAGGACGACGCGGACCCCCAGTCCGAGGATACGGAGCCGATCATCGGCGAGGTCGGGACGATCCACGGTGACGACCCCGAGGGGCCGCACGTCAAGTTGAAAAGCGGCGTCGTCGGTCACGTTCGGTCGGTCGCCCCCGACGAGTAG
- a CDS encoding DUF7556 family protein, with product MGPEAESIGSRSSETGDVVAAVDEIDGNPHLVVADIAQDDSWIAISETAAASLEEWR from the coding sequence ATGGGGCCCGAAGCAGAGTCGATCGGAAGTCGTTCGAGCGAGACGGGTGACGTCGTCGCAGCGGTCGACGAAATCGACGGCAATCCGCATCTCGTCGTCGCCGATATCGCACAGGACGACAGCTGGATCGCCATATCCGAAACCGCCGCCGCCTCGCTCGAGGAGTGGCGATAG
- a CDS encoding ERCC4 domain-containing protein, with protein sequence MRVAVTVDDREPAGLVEAVRRHADVTEVRVERLASGDLAIGSVGFERKTPRDYVTSAVGRAGSDLTDQVERMATAYDHSYVLLEGEFADLESLRTTVSPASIRGSMASITARQGVPVVPCTDRRRLVDFAIRLGRKHAEDPTTDRLPVGSVPSRREPTTKRIYGCIEGIGPELAATLYDRYPSVEALLEAGREDLTRIDGIGEVRANTIAAAFRTDGTRE encoded by the coding sequence ATGCGCGTTGCTGTCACCGTCGACGACCGGGAGCCCGCCGGGCTCGTCGAGGCGGTTCGACGCCACGCCGACGTCACCGAGGTGCGCGTCGAGCGGCTCGCGAGCGGCGACCTCGCGATCGGGTCGGTCGGGTTCGAACGCAAGACGCCCCGCGATTACGTCACCAGCGCCGTGGGTCGGGCCGGTTCGGACCTCACCGATCAGGTCGAGCGGATGGCCACCGCGTACGACCACTCGTACGTCCTGCTCGAGGGGGAGTTCGCCGACCTCGAGTCGCTGCGAACGACCGTCTCGCCGGCGTCGATTCGGGGATCGATGGCCTCGATCACCGCCCGGCAGGGGGTGCCCGTCGTCCCCTGTACGGACCGCCGACGACTGGTCGACTTCGCGATCCGACTCGGGCGGAAACACGCGGAGGACCCCACGACCGACCGGCTACCGGTCGGCTCGGTCCCGAGCCGTCGCGAGCCCACGACGAAGCGGATATACGGCTGTATCGAGGGCATCGGTCCCGAACTCGCGGCGACGCTGTACGATCGGTATCCGAGCGTCGAAGCCCTGCTCGAGGCGGGTCGCGAGGACCTGACGCGTATCGACGGGATCGGCGAAGTGCGAGCGAACACCATCGCCGCCGCGTTCCGAACGGATGGTACCCGCGAGTGA